The Silene latifolia isolate original U9 population chromosome Y, ASM4854445v1, whole genome shotgun sequence sequence GTTATTTACGTATTAATATTTGTAGTTAAACGCGGGTTTGAATCCTGGTAGACActaatttatactccctccgtcccggtcatttgttgtcctttggttttggcacaaagaccaaggaaaggggagggggccaattactaaatgacaagtggaataaattgagtagGAATGATCAAATTACACATCAAATTTATTCTttaaatagaaaggacaacaaatgactgagacaccccaaaatggaaaaggacaacaaatgaccgggacagagggagtagtacGAGTCTTAAAGAAACCGTGACAATTAGGATTTTAAGACAGTTAatgaattgtcctcaattcagcAACTTAACAATGTTAATTGAATTTTTATTTTGCGTCCAAGGCTCAGGAATTATGAACCCATTTTAGTATCAAAATATTTTTACTTTAATAGAAAActatatcacaaattctcatttaacaGTTAAAAATTTAAAATCGATTAGGGATGGCAAAATAATTGTCCTATCTTAATAAATAAGGTATTACTTGATCCGTTTTATTCATAATATGGGTCTCAGAGATCTAAAAGATAAACATTTATATGTCGAGCGAGACTCGGGCATCAAAACTATCTATATAGATAAACCGTATTACAAACATCTCACAAATTTAATAAATAGATTTAATTTCTAAAAATTTAATACAGccccgtgaattttcacgggtcTTACATGTGTAAAGATCATCCAAGTTCCGTCATTTAaaaaagagaaaattgttgattacaaccttttaaaaatcactttttgaaaattacagccttataaaatttttttttgaaaattacatccaaaatattatttttcttctaaaattgcaccaacttgaggtttttggtgaattttgatgatgtttttatgatgtaccctttattatttgagagcctacttacccagatttcttacctctccttaacacaaaccaattaatcaccccaaacatcatcaaaattcaccggaaacctcaaattggtgcaattttagaacaATCCCACACCAACCAACCATTCCTTTCCCAACTCAACTCCCCCAAAAATCACTCTTCCAACCCAAAAAAATCTACACCAAACAAATCACccaattcatattcatattcactCAAATTACAACTTTACAACCCTAATATAACACCCCTTTACCCCCAATTTAATCACCTCCCACCCTCCAAAaatcacacacaaaaaaaaaattaaaaaaaaaaaatacaccaaagtaCCAACAACAATAACACCAATGGCAGCGACGATGGCGATTAAAACAATAACACATAATTTATCGGAACACCCGTCGATAAAAAATTTTAGATGGAGCCCTTCTCAATCTTGGGGTTCAACATGGTCATTTTTATTTACCTCTATTACTGCCTACGTTATTGTTTCATTAGCTCTTCATTCTATTTTATGTCTTTTCCGCAGTCGCAACCGTCCGATCTCACTTGGCCCTATCCCGGCCGTTCATTCTCTTTGCATGGCGTTAATCTCTGCCTCCATTTGCGCTGGAATTTTATTATCGTCTGCGGCTGAGATCCGTGACACGCGCTGGTTTTGGAGGCGGAGTAAAACGACGCCGTGGCAATGGCTGCTCTGTTTTCCTCTGGGTACTCGGCCTTCGGGTCGGGTTTTCTTTTGGTCATACGTGTTTTATCTTTCGAGATTCTTACACTTGTTTCGGACTTTCTTCGCTATTTTACGGCGAAGAAAGTTGCATGTACATTGTTTGATTACTCATTCGTTTCTGATATTCACGTCGTTCGTTTGGCTCGAGTTTTCCCAGAGTTTTCAGGTGCTTGCAATTGTTGCAACATCGATTATATCAGCAGTTGTTTATGGTTATCGGTTTTGGACGGCTGTCGGATTACCCTCTGCTTGTTTTCCGTTCGTGTTAAATTGTCAGATTGTGTTGTTGGGTTGTAATCTGGTTATTCATGTCGGAGTCCTTTTAATGCATTTCTTTAAAGGCGGGTGTAACGGAATCGGTGCCTGGGGGTTTAATTCGATTCTGAATTCGGGTATTCTGTTGCTCTTTCTCAATTTCTATATCAAGCATTACGTCAGGAAGACAAAGAACGGTGGTAACGACATTAAAACAACTATTTGAGATATTGTTTTGATGGTGGTTTTTTAACTTTGAAGAATGACCTGAGTTTGAGTTGTTTGGATTTGCGGGCCGGTGGTGATGAGGTAGATATGCATATGCTAGTATAGCTGAGGAAGATATTGGCAACAAAATATATGATGATAAATAATGGTTTGTTGCATCAATTGTTCAATATGTTACTACTAGATTAATTTAGTGGTGTACATTAATTTTGTAAATCTAGATCAATAGAAGATATGGTTGTTAAATGAATATTACATCCAATCTTTGCTTTGTTATGATGACTAATGATTAATGACTAATAATCCTAGCCGATAAGTATACAACTTGGTTTCGTAATTTTGATGATTCGTTGTGCGTTTCTTTGAGGTTAAAGTGTTTAACGCGGTCGATTATAGTGATTCTTATTCGGATCATGGAAGATTGTGATTGATCAGTGTATTTTGATTAAATAATGGTAATCTCTGATTGTTGAGTAGAATCGAATATCTAATTCAATGTCTATTATATTAGGAACATTGTTAGAGATATGATTCGGGATGAACTGAGTTGAGTTGAATCAAATATCTAATTTAAAATCCAATATATCTAACTTTTTGTCTATTTTATTAGGGACATTCTTAGAGATATGATTCGGGAGTTAATGAGTCGGGTTGAATATCTAATTGCCATTGTTTAGTATACAGACTAGATGGTGACAAAGTATCAAGGTATGATTGTAGATTGGTATGCGAGTGTAGGTTGAGGATATCAAGCTTTTAGTTTTGGCAACACCCTTTGCTCACTGAACTCTGTTTTGGAGATATTTTAAGTTGTTGCATAAGACAAGAGTCTTGTTACAATTGTTGTGTAATACTCACCACAAAATGACATGTGGATCAAATTGAGTTTAAATGACCAAAGTTTTATCAAATGCACtcataaaatagaaaggacaacaattgactgagacacctcaaaatgaaaaaggacaacaaatgaccaggacaGAGGGAGCAGGAGTAATCACAGTACGAAGTAAAATATCTTACAGCTATCTATTGGGAAAAAAAGAACACATCGATGTActacctcaaactttatttatttttgagcatatgtgtattttttttagcttattacctcaaactttatttgtttttgagcgtatgtattttttctgaatttattaaagtttataagttaaattttaattttttttcccgTCAAAAGTCAAATTTAACTAAG is a genomic window containing:
- the LOC141633831 gene encoding fatty acid elongase 3-like; amino-acid sequence: MAATMAIKTITHNLSEHPSIKNFRWSPSQSWGSTWSFLFTSITAYVIVSLALHSILCLFRSRNRPISLGPIPAVHSLCMALISASICAGILLSSAAEIRDTRWFWRRSKTTPWQWLLCFPLGTRPSGRVFFWSYVFYLSRFLHLFRTFFAILRRRKLHVHCLITHSFLIFTSFVWLEFSQSFQVLAIVATSIISAVVYGYRFWTAVGLPSACFPFVLNCQIVLLGCNLVIHVGVLLMHFFKGGCNGIGAWGFNSILNSGILLLFLNFYIKHYVRKTKNGGNDIKTTI